From the genome of Salmonella enterica subsp. houtenae serovar Houten:
TAACAGAGTCTGTTCCGGCCTTTATTACCGCCGTGATGATGCCGTTTAGCTTCTCCATTACCGAAGGTATCGCGCTGGGCTTTATCTCGTACTGCGTGATGAAAATTGGTACCGGTCGCCTGCGCGATCTCAGCCCATGCGTAGTGATTGTCGCGCTGTTATTTGTGCTGAAGATTGTCTTTATCGATGCGCATTAATCAATGCTTTGCCGGATGACGATCCGGCAAAGCGTAGACCCGGTAGGATGCATGAGTGTCTTACCGGCATTGTGGATTACGCTTTTACGCGCTGGATATAGTCGCCAAACGCGGTCAGTTGGCCTGTCAAATGGTCTAGCGTGCTTTGGTCGATCACTTCCCCAGCTTGCGGGTCGACTTTATTCTGAATCACGCCGCCCATAAATTCCGGTTTATTCATCACCATCGCATCAAGGAACACCAGAATCTGGCGCAGATGATACTGGCAGCGCGCGCCGCCAATCGCCCCCATTGAACTGGTCTGGATAAGAACGGGCTTACCCGCCAGCGGCTGTTCAGGCAGACGGGATAGCCAGTCGATGGCATTCTTCAGGCCGCCTGGAACTGAATAGTTATACTCCGGCGTCACAATGACGACGCCGTCGGCGTTGCGAATCTGCTCCGCCAGCGCCTCTACGCTGGCTGGAAATCCCTCTTCCTGCTGGATATCGGCGTCATACAGCGGAATCTCCCCGATCGAAGGCAGCGGCGATACCGTCATTCCTGCCGGTGCGACTTTAGGCAGCGTACGCGCCACCATCCCGTTAAAGGAACCTTTGCGTAAACTTCCCAGCAATGTAACCACATTTAGCGTTTCAGACATACGTGCCCCTTTTTTCATTATGAACGATTAAGCGTATACGATTTGGCGGCGGGAAGTTGGGCGAATCGCATCAGACGACCGGTTGGCTCATTGGCGCGCGTCTGGATATCGGGCAGGCTTTTCCAGCCCAGTTTGCCATCGAACTCCCACACCTTTAACTTTTCTAT
Proteins encoded in this window:
- the SBOV39431 gene encoding putative oxidoreductase, coding for MKKGARMSETLNVVTLLGSLRKGSFNGMVARTLPKVAPAGMTVSPLPSIGEIPLYDADIQQEEGFPASVEALAEQIRNADGVVIVTPEYNYSVPGGLKNAIDWLSRLPEQPLAGKPVLIQTSSMGAIGGARCQYHLRQILVFLDAMVMNKPEFMGGVIQNKVDPQAGEVIDQSTLDHLTGQLTAFGDYIQRVKA